In one window of Candidatus Dormiibacterota bacterium DNA:
- a CDS encoding HIT domain-containing protein — protein sequence MRQIWAPWRMEYVSDRTPPEGCVLCAIDAGETDQERHVVERTAQTFTVLNLHPYSSGHLLVVPHRHVPDLTGLSPAEGAGMFAALQRAVRALQAALGPDGFNLGVNQGRIAGAGITDHVHAHVVPRWDGDTNFMPVLADVKVIPEHLDRTAERLREAFARLGPDPGGP from the coding sequence GTGCGCCAGATCTGGGCCCCGTGGCGGATGGAGTACGTCAGCGACCGCACCCCGCCCGAGGGCTGCGTCCTGTGCGCCATCGACGCCGGCGAGACCGACCAGGAGCGGCACGTCGTGGAGCGCACCGCCCAGACCTTCACCGTGCTCAACCTCCACCCCTACAGCAGCGGACACCTGCTGGTCGTCCCCCACCGTCACGTGCCCGACCTCACCGGGCTCTCCCCCGCCGAGGGCGCCGGGATGTTCGCGGCGCTGCAGCGGGCGGTCCGCGCCCTCCAGGCGGCGCTCGGCCCCGACGGCTTCAACCTGGGGGTGAACCAGGGCAGGATCGCCGGGGCCGGCATCACCGACCATGTCCACGCCCACGTGGTCCCCCGCTGGGACGGCGACACCAACTTCATGCCGGTGCTCGCCGACGTCAAGGTGATCCCCGAGCACCTCGACCGCACCGCCGAACGGCTCCGCGAGGCCTTCGCCAGGCTCGGCCCCGACCCCGGCGGTCCCTGA
- a CDS encoding AURKAIP1/COX24 domain-containing protein, which yields MGSVIKKRRKKMRKHKHKKMLKKTRWARRAS from the coding sequence GTGGGCTCGGTCATCAAGAAGCGCCGCAAGAAGATGCGGAAGCACAAGCACAAGAAGATGCTGAAGAAGACCCGTTGGGCGCGGCGCGCGAGCTGA
- a CDS encoding TlpA disulfide reductase family protein, giving the protein MTRLGVALAALLLAGCGLEQDVGVGGAGGGPEVGSAAPAVRIQTLGGGVVDLAAERGHPVVIDFFGSWCGPCRRQQADLNRVAVRYRPRGVVVVGDALRDDRAPLQGYLSGLGVPYPAGLDDGRVAAQFAVLAPPTTVVVDARGRVAANIIGGIHPDALSTLLDRLLTTG; this is encoded by the coding sequence ATGACCCGGCTCGGGGTGGCGCTCGCCGCCCTGCTGCTGGCGGGATGCGGGCTCGAGCAGGACGTCGGCGTCGGAGGTGCCGGCGGCGGCCCCGAGGTGGGCAGCGCGGCACCGGCGGTGCGGATCCAGACCCTCGGCGGCGGCGTCGTCGACCTCGCCGCCGAGCGCGGCCATCCCGTGGTCATCGACTTCTTCGGCTCGTGGTGCGGGCCCTGCCGCCGCCAGCAGGCGGATCTCAACAGGGTGGCGGTCCGCTACCGCCCCCGCGGCGTGGTCGTCGTCGGCGACGCCCTGCGCGACGACCGGGCTCCGCTCCAGGGCTACCTGAGCGGGCTCGGCGTGCCCTATCCCGCGGGGCTCGACGACGGCCGGGTCGCCGCCCAGTTCGCGGTGCTGGCGCCGCCGACCACGGTGGTCGTCGACGCCCGCGGGCGGGTGGCGGCGAACATCATCGGCGGCATCCACCCGGACGCGCTGTCGACCCTGCTCGACCGGCTGCTGACCACCGGCTGA
- the ccsB gene encoding c-type cytochrome biogenesis protein CcsB, whose protein sequence is MHGTPLSLALFWVAVAAYLVGFLAFILHIAFRRRALSDVGVVAAMTGWPFHLGSIVARALEAGHWPLGNMYEYSTGISLIMVTAFLVLALRHRLRLVGAPAMGLAVALLGLAYMLYVPPGSLVPALHSYWLTIHVTAMASSSGILTFSFLFGMFYLARRWADGRLASAATGRMAVTPGGTPVSVGGGRSGGDPRQAAARAVARALPGAPTLDLWSYRFVMLGFPIWSFGVICGAIWGEHAWGRYWGWDPKETFAFITWVIFAIYLHARVTYGWRETRAAAITAVGFVSILFTLYAVNLWIVGLHSYAKV, encoded by the coding sequence ATGCACGGGACCCCCCTCTCGCTCGCCCTCTTCTGGGTGGCGGTGGCCGCCTACCTCGTGGGCTTCCTCGCCTTCATCCTCCACATCGCCTTCCGGCGGCGCGCGCTCTCCGACGTGGGCGTGGTGGCGGCGATGACGGGGTGGCCGTTCCACCTCGGGTCGATCGTGGCCCGCGCGCTGGAGGCGGGGCACTGGCCGCTCGGGAACATGTACGAGTACTCCACCGGCATCAGCCTGATCATGGTCACCGCCTTCCTGGTGCTGGCGCTGCGCCACCGGCTGCGGCTGGTGGGGGCGCCCGCGATGGGCCTGGCGGTGGCGCTGCTGGGGCTCGCCTACATGCTCTACGTCCCTCCGGGGAGCCTGGTGCCGGCGCTCCACAGCTACTGGCTGACCATCCACGTCACCGCGATGGCGTCCTCGTCGGGGATCCTCACCTTCTCGTTCCTCTTCGGGATGTTCTACCTGGCCCGCCGCTGGGCCGACGGCCGGCTCGCCTCCGCCGCGACCGGTCGGATGGCGGTGACGCCGGGCGGCACCCCGGTCTCGGTGGGCGGCGGCCGCAGCGGGGGCGACCCCCGCCAGGCGGCGGCGCGGGCGGTGGCGCGCGCCCTCCCCGGCGCCCCCACCCTCGACCTCTGGAGCTACCGCTTCGTGATGCTCGGCTTCCCGATCTGGTCGTTCGGGGTGATCTGCGGAGCGATCTGGGGCGAGCACGCCTGGGGCCGCTACTGGGGGTGGGATCCCAAGGAGACCTTCGCCTTCATCACCTGGGTGATCTTCGCGATCTACCTCCACGCCCGGGTCACCTACGGCTGGCGCGAGACCCGGGCGGCGGCGATCACCGCGGTGGGCTTCGTCTCGATCCTCTTCACCCTCTACGCCGTCAACCTCTGGATCGTCGGTCTCCACTCCTACGCCAAGGTATGA
- a CDS encoding SRPBCC family protein produces MAMSHLVLSREIYSPLDRVFAHVSDLTRAPEWWPNLSEVRRVNGAGEVTVGTRYAFTYNMLGRHLPGEAVVTELVAGERSVLETTGQIHAVIRNDYRATARTRTRVTVIIEYEVPGLIGRVVNTLLVERRNAADADHAFDQLKDLLEHEALARIDEGVVL; encoded by the coding sequence CCGCTCGACCGGGTCTTCGCCCACGTCAGCGACCTGACCCGGGCCCCGGAGTGGTGGCCCAACCTCTCCGAGGTCCGCCGCGTGAACGGTGCCGGCGAGGTGACCGTGGGAACCCGCTACGCCTTCACCTACAACATGCTCGGCCGCCACCTCCCCGGCGAGGCGGTGGTCACCGAGCTGGTCGCCGGCGAGCGCAGCGTGCTCGAGACCACCGGCCAGATCCATGCCGTGATCCGCAACGACTACCGCGCCACCGCGAGGACCCGCACCCGGGTCACGGTGATCATCGAGTACGAGGTCCCCGGCCTCATCGGCCGGGTGGTCAACACCCTCCTCGTCGAGCGCCGCAACGCCGCCGACGCCGACCACGCCTTCGACCAGCTCAAGGACCTGCTCGAGCACGAGGCCCTCGCCCGCATCGACGAGGGCGTCGTCCTGTAG